A DNA window from Syntrophaceae bacterium contains the following coding sequences:
- the dksA gene encoding RNA polymerase-binding protein DksA — protein sequence MKPDKLLYFRNLLIAKISELLNEAEKTVSEMTDGKENYPDPTDRASLEADRNFELRIRDRERKLIAKMQEAIKRIDDGTYGICEMCGNPISEKRLQARPVTTSCIDCKTKQERLEKLKGE from the coding sequence CTGAAGCCGGATAAACTGCTTTATTTCAGGAACCTGTTAATCGCAAAAATCAGCGAGCTTCTCAACGAAGCGGAGAAGACGGTTTCTGAAATGACCGACGGCAAGGAAAACTATCCCGATCCAACAGATAGGGCTTCCCTGGAAGCGGACCGGAATTTTGAATTACGAATCCGGGACCGAGAACGGAAGCTCATCGCCAAGATGCAGGAAGCCATCAAACGGATCGATGACGGCACGTACGGCATCTGCGAGATGTGCGGGAATCCCATCTCCGAAAAACGCCTTCAGGCTAGGCCGGTCACGACCTCCTGCATCGACTGCAAGACGAAACAGGAAAGACTCGAAAAGCTCAAGGGCGAGTAA
- a CDS encoding ATP phosphoribosyltransferase codes for MRTLKLGIPKGSLETSTVDLFRKAGWRITYDNRSYFPDIDDDEIACSLVRAQEMSRYVEGGVLDLGLTGRDWILENESDVFVVENLVYSKVTARQAKWVLVVREDSPVKALGDLEGKHISTELVNFTRKYFQERNISVHVEFSWGATEAKVAEGLVDAIVEVTETGSTLRANKLRIVEEMMKTNTQLVANRKAWEDPWKRQKIEQIRTLLVGSLMAMGKVGLKLNVSKENLGRVVLLLPSLKAPTISSLFSEEWHAVETIVDAGIVRDLIPLLKEAGAEGIIEYSLNKVI; via the coding sequence ATGAGGACGCTGAAACTAGGAATCCCGAAAGGAAGCCTGGAAACGAGCACGGTCGATCTGTTCCGGAAGGCGGGATGGCGGATCACCTATGACAACCGCAGCTATTTTCCCGACATCGACGATGACGAGATCGCCTGTTCCCTGGTCCGGGCCCAAGAGATGTCCCGCTATGTGGAAGGCGGGGTCCTCGACCTAGGCCTCACCGGCCGGGACTGGATCCTTGAGAACGAATCGGATGTCTTCGTCGTGGAAAACCTTGTCTATTCCAAAGTCACGGCCCGCCAGGCCAAATGGGTCCTCGTCGTCCGGGAGGATTCCCCTGTAAAGGCCCTTGGGGATCTGGAAGGGAAACATATCTCAACGGAACTGGTCAATTTCACGAGGAAATATTTTCAGGAGCGGAATATCAGCGTTCACGTCGAATTCTCCTGGGGTGCCACGGAAGCGAAAGTGGCGGAGGGTCTCGTGGACGCCATCGTGGAAGTGACGGAGACGGGTTCGACCCTGCGGGCCAACAAGCTCCGGATCGTCGAAGAGATGATGAAGACCAACACCCAGCTCGTGGCCAACCGCAAGGCCTGGGAAGATCCATGGAAGCGTCAGAAAATCGAGCAGATCCGGACTCTTCTCGTGGGATCGCTGATGGCCATGGGAAAGGTGGGACTCAAGCTGAACGTCTCCAAGGAGAACCTGGGACGGGTGGTCCTGCTTCTCCCGTCCCTCAAGGCCCCCACTATTTCGAGCCTGTTCTCCGAGGAATGGCATGCCGTGGAAACGATCGTGGATGCCGGTATCGTCCGGGACCTGATCCCGCTTCTCAAGGAAGCCGGGGCGGAGGGGATCATCGAATATTCTCTCAACAAGGTTATCTGA
- a CDS encoding SagB/ThcOx family dehydrogenase — protein MKIPGRFVIAAAIIFLLAGTAGAEEKKSIPLIKPQMDSGRLLMHVLKERRSSRSFSKAKLPIRVLSNLLWAANGVNRPATGSRTVPSARNMQEVDVYVALPRGLYIYDGTNHLLSFVSGQDIRALTGTQPYVKDAAVNLVFVSDGRKMEGVASEERDALSSVTAGAMAQNVYLYCASEGLATVVRASIDRPALAAAMGLRPDQKILLAQSVGYPKK, from the coding sequence ATGAAGATTCCCGGACGATTCGTGATCGCAGCCGCGATCATCTTCCTCCTGGCCGGCACGGCCGGGGCCGAGGAGAAGAAATCGATTCCCCTGATCAAGCCCCAGATGGACAGCGGACGGCTGCTCATGCATGTCCTGAAGGAGCGCCGGTCTTCCCGGTCCTTCAGCAAGGCCAAGCTCCCCATCCGCGTTCTTTCCAACCTCCTGTGGGCCGCCAATGGCGTCAACCGCCCGGCCACGGGGAGCCGAACGGTCCCGTCGGCCAGGAACATGCAGGAAGTGGACGTGTACGTGGCGCTTCCCCGTGGACTTTATATATACGATGGGACGAATCACCTCCTGAGCTTCGTCTCGGGACAGGACATCCGGGCCCTCACGGGCACCCAGCCTTATGTGAAAGACGCCGCTGTAAACCTCGTCTTCGTGTCCGACGGCCGGAAAATGGAAGGAGTGGCATCGGAGGAGCGCGACGCCCTTTCCTCCGTCACGGCCGGTGCCATGGCCCAGAACGTCTATCTGTACTGTGCCTCCGAGGGCCTGGCCACCGTTGTCAGGGCCTCCATCGATCGCCCCGCCCTGGCGGCCGCCATGGGACTCCGGCCGGACCAGAAGATCCTGCTTGCTCAATCCGTCGGATATCCTAAAAAATAA
- a CDS encoding PaaI family thioesterase: MNKHEELAPAFRETLLRRMQTASPYWELLGLELTDVRKGWARVRLAFDRKLVHPLGIAHGGAIFSAADSAVAMALIGMVDRSETFTTIEMKLNYLKPFERGAITAEAVITHKGSRTALGEVDVRDDEGSLVAKGLATYMILDASWRTGMPER, encoded by the coding sequence ATGAACAAACACGAAGAGCTGGCCCCGGCGTTCCGGGAAACCCTGCTCCGCAGGATGCAGACCGCCTCGCCGTACTGGGAACTCCTGGGGCTGGAACTGACGGACGTCAGGAAAGGCTGGGCCCGGGTTCGCCTGGCCTTCGACCGCAAACTGGTCCACCCCCTGGGAATCGCCCACGGGGGAGCCATCTTTTCCGCGGCGGATTCCGCCGTCGCCATGGCCCTCATCGGGATGGTGGATCGCTCGGAGACATTCACCACAATCGAAATGAAACTGAATTACCTGAAGCCCTTCGAGCGGGGCGCCATCACGGCGGAGGCCGTCATCACCCACAAAGGCAGCCGGACGGCCCTGGGGGAAGTGGACGTCCGGGACGACGAGGGAAGCCTGGTGGCAAAGGGCCTCGCCACGTACATGATCCTCGACGCCTCCTGGAGGACCGGGATGCCCGAGCGGTAA
- the ychF gene encoding redox-regulated ATPase YchF, translated as MELGIIGLPQSGKSTLFEIMTGTNSRDAFGETCVRGQAVVPDDRFDHLVSIFHPAKVSPARAPFVDVHAAGEKAWQTVRQSLAGVDGLLHVVDGFTAVDVQEMVQRWRQLEDELILSDLMVVENRGERLRKIPRKALNPLELLQADLLPRLQEQLEGSLPLRELGLAPEELHALRSFSFWTLRPELVVLNTAEGDASQVEAFRQKAGLRDPVIGICGKLEAEMLELPPEEQADFLEALDLTEPAFTRVIRAAFEMLGRIQYFTVGEDEVKSWVIPAESRAPRAAAAIHKDFERGFIKAEVVGYEDFISCGGGLAAAKAAGRLRLEGKDYIVRDGDIVTFRFNV; from the coding sequence ATGGAGCTTGGAATTATTGGGCTTCCCCAGAGCGGGAAGAGCACCCTGTTTGAAATCATGACCGGTACGAACAGCCGGGACGCTTTCGGGGAGACCTGCGTCCGCGGACAGGCCGTCGTGCCGGACGACCGTTTCGATCACCTCGTTTCGATTTTCCATCCGGCCAAGGTTTCTCCGGCCAGGGCACCCTTCGTGGACGTCCATGCCGCCGGGGAAAAGGCCTGGCAGACGGTCCGCCAGAGCCTGGCCGGTGTCGACGGGCTCCTGCACGTGGTGGATGGGTTTACCGCCGTGGATGTGCAGGAAATGGTTCAGCGGTGGCGCCAGCTGGAAGATGAACTGATTCTCTCGGATCTGATGGTCGTGGAGAACCGGGGGGAGCGGCTCCGGAAGATTCCCCGCAAGGCCCTGAATCCGCTGGAGCTGCTCCAGGCGGACCTGCTGCCGAGACTCCAGGAGCAGCTCGAAGGAAGCCTGCCGCTTCGGGAACTTGGTCTTGCCCCCGAGGAACTACATGCCCTCCGCAGTTTTTCCTTCTGGACCCTGCGCCCGGAGCTGGTGGTCCTGAACACGGCCGAGGGAGACGCATCGCAGGTCGAGGCGTTCCGGCAGAAGGCCGGCCTGAGGGATCCCGTCATCGGCATCTGCGGCAAGCTGGAAGCGGAAATGCTTGAGCTTCCTCCGGAGGAGCAGGCGGATTTTCTCGAAGCGCTTGACCTGACCGAACCGGCATTTACCCGCGTCATCCGGGCCGCATTCGAAATGCTCGGGCGAATCCAGTATTTCACCGTCGGCGAGGACGAGGTGAAGTCCTGGGTGATCCCGGCAGAATCGAGGGCTCCCAGGGCCGCCGCCGCCATCCACAAGGACTTCGAGCGGGGCTTCATCAAGGCGGAAGTCGTGGGATACGAGGACTTCATCTCCTGCGGAGGAGGACTTGCCGCCGCGAAAGCAGCCGGCCGGCTGCGCCTGGAGGGGAAAGACTACATCGTCCGGGACGGGGATATCGTGACCTTCCGGTTCAACGTATAA
- a CDS encoding MBL fold metallo-hydrolase has translation MRFSEDVYVYEWTDYFDNNCNSFYLGGEVRALIDPGLSRYVPQLLEQMRLDGIDPDDIRYVINTHSHPDHFEGSSFFSGSDVKVALHQKEIEFLNGPGGQLYSLFGMPRPRIAVNLPLDGEELVLGGETFRVLLLPGHSPGSIGLYSPGRKVVFCGDVIFEQNVGRTDFPGGDGSLLKKSIRSLAELELEALLPGHMGIVDGAEAVKRNFEIVIRNVFPYI, from the coding sequence ATGCGATTTTCCGAAGACGTATACGTGTACGAGTGGACCGACTATTTCGACAACAACTGCAACAGCTTTTACCTCGGCGGCGAGGTCCGGGCGCTCATCGATCCCGGCCTGTCCCGCTATGTTCCACAGCTCCTGGAGCAGATGCGCCTGGACGGGATCGATCCCGACGACATTCGCTACGTCATCAACACCCACTCCCACCCGGACCATTTCGAAGGATCGTCCTTTTTCTCCGGCTCCGACGTGAAGGTCGCCCTCCACCAAAAGGAGATCGAATTCCTGAACGGTCCCGGTGGGCAGCTCTATTCGCTCTTCGGGATGCCGCGGCCCCGGATCGCCGTCAATCTGCCGCTGGATGGCGAGGAACTGGTCCTGGGCGGGGAAACATTCCGGGTTCTCCTCCTGCCGGGACACTCGCCCGGATCCATCGGCCTCTACAGTCCCGGACGCAAGGTCGTCTTCTGCGGCGACGTGATTTTCGAGCAGAACGTCGGGCGGACGGACTTTCCCGGCGGCGACGGCTCCCTGCTGAAGAAGAGCATCCGGTCCCTGGCGGAACTGGAGCTGGAGGCCCTCCTGCCCGGGCACATGGGCATCGTGGACGGGGCGGAGGCGGTCAAGCGGAACTTTGAGATCGTGATCCGGAACGTGTTCCCGTATATTTGA
- the hisB gene encoding imidazoleglycerol-phosphate dehydratase HisB — protein sequence MARKAKIKRKTTETDIALELSLDGSGRGTISTSIPFLDHMLNLLSRHGLFDLTVRGKGDREVDDHHLVEDLGICLGEALKQAIGDKRGLERFGEATVPMDESLCRVVMDLSGRPFLVFQADFGDSRIGDFDPALIREFFKAFTDHSGTTLHIQVIHGGNSHHMAEAIFKALARALKKAVSPNERIQGIPSTKGSL from the coding sequence ATGGCGAGGAAGGCGAAGATAAAGAGAAAAACCACGGAGACGGACATCGCTCTGGAGCTTAGCCTGGATGGATCGGGCAGAGGGACCATCTCCACCTCCATCCCATTTCTCGACCACATGCTGAACCTCCTCAGCCGGCACGGCCTCTTCGATCTGACCGTCCGAGGAAAGGGGGATCGCGAAGTCGACGATCACCACCTCGTGGAGGATCTCGGCATCTGCCTGGGGGAGGCCCTGAAGCAGGCTATCGGGGACAAGCGTGGCCTGGAGCGTTTCGGCGAGGCCACCGTTCCCATGGATGAAAGCCTCTGCCGGGTTGTGATGGACCTGTCGGGCCGGCCCTTCCTGGTTTTCCAGGCCGATTTCGGCGACAGCCGGATCGGGGATTTCGACCCTGCGCTCATCCGCGAGTTCTTCAAGGCGTTCACAGACCACAGCGGAACGACGCTTCACATTCAGGTAATTCATGGCGGCAACAGCCACCATATGGCCGAGGCGATCTTCAAGGCACTCGCCCGCGCCCTGAAGAAGGCCGTTTCTCCCAACGAACGGATCCAAGGGATTCCGTCCACAAAGGGCAGCCTCTGA
- a CDS encoding HD domain-containing protein has protein sequence MGLKKNESAGVRPALTARFRDALGFAAVLHADQVRKGSDIPYVAHLLAVASTVIEQGGNEDLAIAALLHDAAEDQGGADILARIRSLYGETVAAVVEACSDAMESPKPPWRERKECYIGHLAEAPEDVLLVSLADKLHNARAILRDYRDVGEALWERFRGGRAGTLWYYETLAETFERCGKFRGLAGELRSVVDELVRTAGTAAS, from the coding sequence ATGGGTTTGAAGAAGAATGAATCCGCAGGTGTTCGGCCCGCTCTGACCGCCCGTTTCCGGGATGCACTCGGTTTTGCGGCCGTCCTCCATGCGGACCAGGTCCGCAAGGGATCGGACATCCCCTACGTGGCCCACCTGCTTGCCGTGGCGTCGACCGTGATCGAGCAGGGGGGGAACGAAGACCTGGCCATTGCCGCGCTCCTCCATGATGCGGCGGAGGACCAGGGCGGCGCGGATATCCTGGCGCGGATCCGCTCCCTGTACGGGGAAACCGTGGCGGCCGTCGTGGAGGCCTGTTCGGATGCGATGGAATCGCCCAAACCGCCGTGGCGTGAACGGAAGGAATGCTACATCGGTCATCTGGCGGAGGCTCCCGAAGACGTGCTCCTCGTCTCGCTGGCGGACAAGCTTCACAACGCCCGGGCAATCCTCCGGGACTACAGGGACGTGGGCGAGGCCTTGTGGGAACGGTTCCGCGGGGGCCGAGCCGGGACCCTCTGGTATTATGAAACCCTGGCGGAGACCTTCGAGCGGTGCGGGAAGTTCCGCGGACTGGCGGGAGAGCTCCGGTCCGTCGTCGACGAACTGGTCCGGACCGCCGGGACGGCGGCTTCCTGA
- a CDS encoding class I SAM-dependent methyltransferase — protein sequence MASEEARAPASGLERLIQRRRMFDHFNGIAFAYDRLLGTPDVERFRRLLRLPAAGWLLDAGGGTGRVSFHLRPWTGGVVVSDLSREMLKRAAKKKAIHPVRAHAERLPFRDGTFDRIMVVDALHHFCDSGEAVADLLRVLRPGGRLLIEEPDLRLPAVKVVAVLEKLFLMRSRFETPEAIRERIEAHGLAAAIERGGGFRAWVWADKL from the coding sequence ATGGCGTCCGAAGAAGCGCGGGCCCCGGCATCAGGCCTGGAACGGCTCATCCAACGGAGGCGCATGTTCGATCATTTCAACGGGATCGCCTTTGCCTACGACCGGCTTCTGGGAACGCCGGACGTCGAACGGTTCAGGAGACTGCTCAGGCTCCCCGCGGCAGGATGGCTGCTGGACGCCGGGGGAGGGACGGGGCGCGTCTCTTTCCATCTGCGGCCCTGGACCGGTGGCGTCGTGGTGAGCGACCTGTCACGGGAAATGCTGAAACGGGCCGCGAAGAAGAAGGCCATCCATCCCGTGAGAGCCCATGCCGAGCGGCTTCCCTTCCGGGACGGCACTTTCGATCGCATCATGGTGGTTGACGCCCTTCACCATTTCTGCGATTCCGGGGAGGCCGTCGCCGACCTGCTCCGGGTTCTCCGTCCCGGTGGCCGCCTCCTCATTGAGGAGCCGGACCTGCGGCTTCCCGCCGTGAAAGTCGTGGCGGTTCTGGAAAAACTGTTCCTGATGCGGAGCCGCTTCGAGACGCCGGAGGCGATCCGGGAGCGGATCGAGGCCCACGGCCTGGCGGCGGCCATCGAGCGGGGAGGGGGGTTCAGGGCCTGGGTTTGGGCTGACAAGCTGTAA
- the hisI gene encoding phosphoribosyl-AMP cyclohydrolase, with the protein MTEPDFDKGQGLIPAVVQDAATGEVLMMAYMNRLAWQKTMETGIATYWSRSRNALWVKGETSGHVQKVHAVFIDCDNDTVLLKVDQAGGAACHTGYRSCFYRRISRDGEEIVGERVFDPEEVYR; encoded by the coding sequence GTGACAGAGCCCGATTTCGATAAAGGCCAGGGATTGATCCCGGCGGTGGTTCAGGATGCGGCTACCGGTGAGGTGTTGATGATGGCCTACATGAACCGCCTGGCCTGGCAGAAGACCATGGAGACGGGCATCGCCACATATTGGAGTCGGTCCCGGAACGCCCTGTGGGTGAAGGGGGAGACATCCGGCCACGTACAGAAAGTCCATGCGGTGTTCATCGACTGCGACAATGATACGGTCCTGCTGAAGGTCGACCAGGCAGGGGGAGCGGCCTGTCACACGGGTTACCGATCCTGCTTCTACCGCCGCATCTCCCGGGACGGCGAAGAAATCGTCGGGGAACGCGTGTTCGATCCGGAAGAGGTCTATCGATGA
- the priA gene encoding primosomal protein N' has product MSFVQVALNVPARQTFTYRLPEGMDASVAVGKRVLVPLGRRRQTGYVVGILKDPDCESPRDVLEILDDAPLFSREEFLFYSWVADYYLYPVGRALGEILPGSIPARDQTRVSLNRGSIPTEAGSFTPLQERIMAVLRERPRGLSLRQLKALLKTREISGTLEGLAERRWIRLADEGGRGPEIRLKAERVVSMAVENPEGLTSRQEEVVRVLRRLGTVPTAEFSRILPGSAAILTTLKKKGIVLFERRPLVSLPGLVPVVDDPRTGLTLNPDQVNALEAVRLGLSREASPVILLHGVTGSGKTEVYLRAASEVLERGGSVLFLVPEIALTPQLLNRVAGVFDATRIAVLHSGISRADRYSQWRRIQRGEADVVVGARSALFAPLKNLKLIIVDEEHDPSYKQDERLCYSARDMAVVRGKLASATVILGSATPSVQTYFNAESGRYLRRSLPFRVEDRDLPVVEIVDMRVEGLRAGELPILSYTLRNALTDNLAARGQALIFLNRRGFHTHLFCASCGHVFTCRNCSLSLISHARAGVLRCHACDFSMPAPAACPACGSPGLVRHGLGTERVEEAVRTLLPQARVGRMDSDTTARKGASADILRRLLRGEIDILVGTQMITKGHDIPGITLVGVVSADTSLHTADFRAAERTFQLLTQVSGRSGRGDTPGRVVIQTYNPEHYAVRHARGHDFEAFYRDEIPQRQALSYPPFTRLAQVRISGLDSRKTREGAGAAASFASRFVAGQGLAARVEVLGPAEAPVARVKNRHRWQILLKGKDSRALHAVAETLLVQRFPGVEIKIDVDPMDFL; this is encoded by the coding sequence ATGTCCTTTGTTCAGGTGGCCCTCAACGTTCCAGCCCGGCAGACGTTTACGTACAGGCTGCCGGAAGGAATGGACGCCTCCGTCGCTGTGGGCAAGCGCGTTCTGGTCCCCCTGGGGCGCAGAAGGCAGACGGGCTACGTGGTGGGGATCCTGAAGGATCCAGATTGCGAGTCCCCCAGGGATGTCCTGGAGATCCTGGACGATGCCCCCCTCTTCTCCAGGGAAGAATTCCTTTTTTATTCCTGGGTTGCCGATTATTACCTGTATCCCGTCGGGAGGGCGCTGGGGGAGATTCTGCCCGGCAGCATCCCCGCCCGGGATCAGACCCGGGTGTCCCTCAACCGCGGTTCCATTCCCACAGAAGCTGGATCGTTTACTCCCCTTCAGGAACGAATCATGGCCGTCCTCCGGGAGCGGCCCCGGGGCCTTTCGCTCCGTCAGTTGAAGGCGCTGCTCAAAACAAGGGAGATATCGGGGACGCTGGAAGGACTGGCGGAGCGCCGGTGGATCCGGCTGGCCGATGAGGGCGGCCGGGGACCGGAGATTCGCCTCAAGGCGGAGCGGGTGGTTTCCATGGCAGTGGAGAATCCGGAAGGGCTAACTTCCCGGCAGGAGGAGGTCGTTCGTGTCCTGAGGCGCCTCGGCACCGTACCCACAGCGGAATTTTCCCGGATTCTCCCGGGAAGTGCGGCCATTCTTACCACTTTGAAGAAGAAGGGAATCGTTCTCTTCGAGCGCAGGCCGCTCGTCAGCCTGCCGGGACTCGTTCCCGTCGTCGATGATCCGCGGACAGGGCTGACGCTCAATCCGGACCAGGTGAATGCCCTGGAAGCCGTCCGATTGGGGCTTTCCCGGGAGGCCTCACCGGTTATCCTGCTCCACGGCGTGACCGGAAGCGGAAAGACGGAAGTTTACCTGCGGGCCGCGTCGGAAGTGCTCGAAAGGGGCGGCAGTGTCCTTTTTCTCGTGCCGGAGATTGCCCTGACCCCGCAGCTCTTGAACCGGGTGGCCGGCGTCTTCGATGCCACCCGGATCGCCGTTCTCCACAGCGGGATCTCCCGGGCCGACCGGTATTCCCAGTGGCGGCGCATCCAGCGGGGGGAGGCGGATGTTGTGGTGGGTGCCCGTTCCGCCCTGTTCGCTCCCCTGAAAAACCTGAAACTCATCATCGTGGACGAGGAGCACGATCCTTCCTACAAGCAGGACGAACGCCTGTGCTACTCCGCCCGGGACATGGCCGTCGTCCGGGGGAAGCTGGCCTCCGCCACGGTGATTCTGGGATCCGCAACCCCTTCCGTCCAGACGTACTTCAACGCCGAGTCGGGACGTTATCTGCGCAGGTCCCTCCCCTTCCGGGTGGAGGACCGGGACCTGCCGGTCGTGGAGATCGTGGACATGAGGGTCGAGGGATTGAGGGCCGGTGAATTGCCGATTCTCTCCTACACCCTGCGGAACGCCCTGACAGACAACCTCGCCGCACGGGGGCAGGCCCTGATCTTCCTGAACCGGCGCGGTTTTCACACGCACCTGTTCTGTGCCTCCTGCGGACATGTTTTCACCTGCCGGAACTGCAGTCTCTCGCTGATCTCCCACGCCCGGGCGGGGGTTCTGCGCTGCCATGCCTGCGATTTCTCCATGCCGGCGCCCGCCGCCTGTCCGGCCTGCGGCAGTCCGGGACTCGTTCGCCACGGACTTGGAACGGAGCGGGTCGAGGAGGCCGTAAGGACACTGCTCCCGCAGGCGCGGGTGGGGCGGATGGACAGCGATACGACGGCCAGGAAAGGCGCTTCCGCCGACATCCTTCGACGCCTCCTGCGCGGAGAGATCGATATCCTCGTGGGAACCCAGATGATCACCAAGGGACATGACATTCCGGGCATCACCCTCGTGGGGGTCGTCTCCGCCGATACGAGCCTCCATACGGCCGATTTCCGCGCCGCCGAGCGGACGTTTCAGCTCCTTACCCAGGTTTCCGGCCGCAGCGGCCGCGGCGATACACCCGGCCGGGTGGTCATCCAGACATACAACCCGGAGCATTATGCGGTCCGGCATGCCCGGGGCCACGATTTCGAGGCCTTCTACCGGGATGAGATTCCCCAGCGGCAGGCCCTGTCTTATCCGCCTTTCACCCGTTTGGCCCAGGTAAGGATCTCGGGGCTGGATTCCCGGAAGACCCGGGAGGGAGCCGGGGCCGCGGCCTCCTTTGCTTCCCGCTTTGTTGCCGGACAGGGACTGGCCGCCAGGGTTGAAGTCCTGGGACCCGCGGAGGCCCCCGTCGCCCGGGTCAAAAACCGCCATCGCTGGCAGATCCTGCTGAAGGGTAAGGACAGCCGAGCCCTGCACGCCGTTGCGGAGACCCTGCTGGTTCAGCGTTTTCCGGGTGTTGAGATCAAGATAGACGTGGATCCCATGGATTTCCTGTAG
- a CDS encoding flavocytochrome c — MSEETKTPKTMTRRNFLKTSGAAAAAGVAAGTLTMKPWSAEAAPLPKKWQETFDVVVIGSGFAGLAAAYEAKKAGASVVVLEKMMTPGGNSIINGGVVSAAGSPMEEKEGIKDSPELLLKDMLAAGLNLNHVELAKMVADQSVSTVMWTISELGVKYKDKLTQEGGHSVPRMYSTYNQSGSAIVQQQLLKLKELGVVPRTRAYLTQIYRDADGRVKGVQIREGYTFPKAGSGKLKDIKARKAVVLATGGFGADVAFRTLQDPRLTADMQTTNQPGATAEALREAFRIGCTPIQLSWIQLGPWGSPDEKGMGLSPFFAQLCAAMYGLWVDTKTGKRFVNELADRKIRADAIIKAGNKCIAMTDANGYAIGKKLLAEYMPKLMERGVVKEYKTLEEMAAAYNVPIEPLKQTIDTWNKSVLAGKDEEWGRYLQKNQKPLGPGPWYALRLMPKVHHTMGGINMNTKAQATDVMTDQPIQGLYCAGEVTGGVHGAVRLGSCATLDCLVFGRIAGRNAAAEKAWG; from the coding sequence ATGTCGGAAGAAACGAAAACCCCGAAAACAATGACGAGAAGAAACTTTTTGAAAACAAGCGGCGCGGCTGCGGCTGCGGGCGTCGCAGCGGGCACGCTCACGATGAAGCCCTGGAGCGCCGAGGCGGCACCTCTGCCGAAGAAGTGGCAGGAGACCTTCGACGTCGTGGTCATCGGCAGCGGTTTCGCCGGTCTGGCGGCCGCCTATGAGGCCAAGAAGGCAGGCGCCTCCGTGGTGGTCCTGGAAAAAATGATGACCCCCGGCGGCAACTCCATCATCAACGGCGGTGTCGTATCGGCGGCGGGTTCACCCATGGAGGAGAAGGAAGGCATCAAGGATTCCCCGGAGCTGCTCCTGAAGGACATGCTCGCGGCGGGACTGAACCTGAACCACGTGGAGCTGGCCAAGATGGTGGCCGACCAGTCCGTCAGCACGGTGATGTGGACCATCAGCGAACTCGGCGTCAAGTACAAGGACAAGCTGACCCAGGAGGGCGGCCATTCCGTCCCCAGGATGTACAGCACCTACAACCAGAGCGGCTCCGCCATCGTGCAGCAGCAACTCCTGAAGCTGAAGGAGTTGGGCGTCGTACCCCGTACGCGGGCTTACCTGACCCAGATTTACCGGGACGCCGACGGCCGGGTGAAAGGCGTCCAGATCCGCGAAGGCTACACTTTCCCGAAGGCCGGCAGCGGCAAGCTGAAGGACATCAAGGCCCGCAAGGCCGTCGTTCTGGCTACGGGCGGATTCGGCGCCGACGTGGCCTTTCGGACCCTCCAGGACCCCCGGCTGACGGCGGACATGCAGACGACGAACCAGCCCGGAGCCACCGCTGAGGCCCTGCGGGAGGCCTTCCGGATCGGCTGCACGCCGATCCAGCTCTCCTGGATTCAGCTGGGTCCCTGGGGCAGCCCCGATGAAAAAGGGATGGGGCTCTCCCCCTTCTTTGCCCAGCTCTGCGCCGCCATGTACGGCCTCTGGGTGGACACCAAGACGGGAAAGCGCTTCGTCAACGAGCTGGCAGACCGGAAAATCCGCGCCGACGCGATCATCAAGGCGGGGAACAAGTGCATCGCCATGACCGACGCGAACGGTTACGCCATCGGCAAGAAGCTCCTGGCGGAGTACATGCCGAAGCTGATGGAACGGGGCGTCGTGAAGGAATACAAGACGCTGGAGGAGATGGCGGCGGCCTACAACGTCCCCATCGAACCCCTGAAGCAGACCATCGACACCTGGAACAAGAGCGTCCTGGCGGGCAAGGACGAGGAGTGGGGCCGGTACCTGCAGAAGAACCAGAAGCCCCTCGGCCCCGGTCCGTGGTACGCCCTGCGGCTCATGCCCAAGGTTCACCACACGATGGGCGGCATCAACATGAACACCAAGGCACAGGCAACCGACGTCATGACGGACCAGCCCATCCAAGGTCTTTACTGCGCCGGCGAAGTGACCGGCGGCGTCCATGGCGCCGTCCGTCTGGGCAGCTGCGCCACGCTGGACTGTCTCGTTTTCGGCCGGATCGCCGGCAGGAACGCGGCGGCTGAAAAAGCGTGGGGCTGA